TGACAAAGGGGTCCCATACCTTCACCTTGTCTATAGCTCTCTCCATATTATTTCTCCTCCTATTTTGTTGTTATGGGCTCAGTTTAACAGAGGTAGCTTAAATGGAGCTTAAAAGCCATATATTTATATTGGATAGGAAAAACTGTACTAATTTGTTGTAAGAAGATAAAATGAGGATGAGCACCACTTTTGGGTACACCCGGTCATTCCGGGTGAAGGGAAACCGCTATTTAAAGATATTAATGTGAGGCACAATCTTTAGCTTTTATAAGCAAAGTCTTTTAAGAACGGAGTCGTCTTGCTCGAATATCAAAAGAAATAATATTTTGTATTGTAAAGTACTCAACAAATCAAGAGAAGGAGAATTTATGAAGAAATTAATATTGGCATTTTTATCAGGTATTTTGCTGTGCGGCACTGCGCCATCTATTGCACAGGAGTCAGGCCAGAAAGAAAGTCCTGCAATTAATTGGACGGATACACAAAAACTAAGCTATATCCTTGGGGTCCAACTCGGCCAGCTCGGTAAAACCAGAGACATTACCCTGGATACGGAATTAATACTGAAGGGGATAGACGATTTAACAAAGGATCATGAACAGGCATTGTCACCCGAGCAGATACAGCAATTTATGGCTGAGATGCAGCGTAAGGATCAGGAGAAGCAAACGGCCGCTATGAATGAAGCTGCAGAAGAAAATATCAGGAAGGGGCAGACTTACCTGGAATTGAATAAAAAGAAAGAAGGAGTTAAAGTAACCTCAAGCGGTTTGCAATACAGGGTGATTAAAAAGGGTGATGGCGCCACGCCAACGGCTGCTGATAAAGTCAAGGTGCATTATCGCGGCACACTCATTGACGGTAAAGAGTTTGACAGTTCATACAAGCGTAATCAGCCTGCAATATTTGGTGTTACACAGGTAATACAGGGGTGGGTTGAAGGTCTGCAACTCATGAAGGTCGGTTCGAAATACGAATTTTACATTCCTGAGAATCTGGCCTATGGCCATAACGCCCCCCCGTCCATCGGCCCAAACCAGACACTGATTTTTGAAGTTGAATTGCTTGAAATAATAAAATAATCAGACTTTCTCCTGATAACTTCATATGCCTTACCTCTAAGAGTAATGTCTTATTCCCGCCCCGACTGGATTTATTTGTAGTACGTACCTGTATGTGATAAAATAAAGACCATTAAGAAGCGGCAAGGGGGGTTCAATGAATAAGTCCTTTCAAGATAAACTGTATGAATACTCCGGAGAGAAAACCGCTGGCAGCAGCTTCAATAAGAGATATGTCTTGAAGGCGGCTGGAATTATTATGTCAGGGATAGCCGTTCTCATTATCTCTCTGCTCGCTCTACCATCCCGGCTTCCGGCGCAGGACATTGGGGAGCAGCAGCAAACCTACGAATTCAAAAAAGAAGAGCTGGCACAGATGCTTGCGTCAATAGCCCTCTACCCGGATACATTGATTGCAGATATACTGATGGCCTCGACCTACCCGATCGAGGTAGTCGAGGCCGAGCGCTGGCTTCGCCAGAACAGGAGTTTGAAGGGCGATGCGTTTGACGGCGCACTTCAGGTTAAGACATGGGACGCAAGCGTTAAGGTTCTTTGCCATTTCCCTGAGATAATCTTTACAATGAGCGAAAAGCTCGACCAGACGCGGAAACTGGGCGATGCCTTTCTGAGCCAGCAGGAAGACGTCATGGATATGATTCAGGAATTGCGCAGGAAGGCCGTAGAACAGGGAAACTTGAAGACAACAAGAGAGCAAACTGTAATAGAAGATCAGGACGGAATCAGGATCAAACCGTCAGACCCTGTAATTGTCTATGTCCCGGTGTATGATCCTTTCTACATTTATGGTCCCTGGTGGTACCCATACTATCCTCCCTATTACTGGTATTATCCATCGGGTACAATAGTCGTCGGAGGGAATATAAATTTCGGAAGCAGATTTTATGTCGGTATAGACCTGTTTTCATGGCAAAGGTTCGACTGGCCCCGGCGTGTTATACACATTGATCGCGATAGGGAAAGGCGTTTTGGCCATTTCGATCGTAACCGGCGAGGTTTAAAAGAACCGTACTGGCGTCATGATACATATCACCGTAGAGGTGTCGCGTACAGAGACATGCATACAGCTGAGCGCTATGGTATTAGGGAAATTCGTCCGCAGGCGAAGAGCCCGGAGATGCGCGGTTATCAGGATCGCAGGTTCAAAGGACCGGAAGTTACTCCATCATCAGGTCAGGAGCAACGGCTGGATGTACATCCAGCAATGCGGAGGAGCCAGGGAAAACCTGCTCTTCAAAACACCCGGGGGAGTAATTTACCATTCCAGGGAATAGGCAACGGAAACTTTGAACGACGTGCCAGCGAACGCGGTGAAGTTAGCCGACAGAGAGAAAACAAGATTCGTCAGGACGGAAACATGAATCAACGTGGTGGAAATACCGGCTCAGGCGGCAATCGTAAAGACGGTAGATTCGGGCGATAATTTACGCATTAATAGTTCCTTGAGAGCAAGGGAGGAGTAATGAACCGCATCATATTGCATAAGAAAGAAAATGGATCAGGGCTGCGTGTGATATTATGCATCATTCTTATTTCAACACTTATCATTGCACCATTATTGTACGCTCAAACCAATGCCATTTCACAGAAGGGCTTTTCCTCTCCGGAAGAAGCGGTAAATGGACTCATTGCTGCTGTAAGGGCACAAGACACGATGGCAATGCTTGCCATCCTGGGCCAGGGAGGAAAAGAGATGATTTCATCGGGAGACGCCGTGGCAGACAAAACCGGGCGTGATAAATTCCTTAAGGCATATGATGAAAAAAACAGCCTGCAACAGGGACCTGGGGACAAATGGGTGCTATCCGTAGGTAATGACAACTGGCCCATGCCGGTCCCGATTGTGAAGAAGGACGGAAAGTGGTTGTTTGACCCTCGGGAAGGCAAGCAGGAGATCCTGAACCGCAGGATTGGAAGAAATGAGCTGCAGGTTATGGACGTACTTCATGCATATGTGGATGCTCAGCACGAATATGCTATCAAGGACTGCAGCGGCGGCGGCAAGGTCGAATTCGCACAACGGATAATAAGTACAAAAGGTAGACACGACGGCCTGTATTGGGAAACTGCTGAAGGAGAAGAAGAGAGCCCTTTGGGACCTCTGGTTGCTCAAGCGGCTGAGGAAGGCTACTCAAATGAGCTGCTCTCGCCGTTCCATGGTTACTATTTCAAAATCCTCAAAGGACAGGGATCGAAGGCTGAGGGAGGAGCGTATAATTACGTAGTGAATGGGAAAATGATCCTTGGCTTCGCCATACTGGCATATCCCGCAGAGTACAAAAACTCTGGTGTCATGACCTTTATCGTGAACCAGGAAGGTATAATTTATGAAAAGAATCTTGGCTCGGATACGAGGGAAAAAGCGGAAGGTGTGAAACTCTTCAATCCTGACCAGACATGGAAGCAGGTCAAGGAAACAGAGGAGTGAGGATCTTTTAATAAAATTCTTTTATCGTTATTTTTACCCTGGATATATCAACAGCATGTCTGACCAAAGGTGCGTCTTTTATTACAGGGATACGTTCCTCAAGGATAGTCCGGTTATTCCTGTAGATAATACCTAAAGGGATCCTGTCTCCCCATTCAAGCGCCCTGTTGAAAGCCGCCCCCCTGTCATCAGGTGTATACTCCGGTTCAAGTTTGTAGACCCTCATTTTATACCAGTCATAAGTATTCAGTTTGTTAAATGTTACACATGGCTGAAGGATGTCTACAAGACTGAAGCCCTTATGGTTTATCGCCTCTTTCATCAGCCAGGTAAGGTGCTCCATATCACCGGAGAAGCCCCTCGCCACAAAGCTGCAATCCAGCGCCACTGCCAGCGCCATTGGATTAAGCTGTTCTGAAAACACACCTGCCGGCTGGTTTTTGGTTTTCACCCCCTCCATACTTGTAGGCGAGGCCTGTCCTTTTGTCAGACCGTAGATCTGGTTGTCATGAACAAAGAGCTTTATATTAATATTCCGTCTGATGGCATGAATGAGATGATTTCCACCCTCGCCATAGCTATCCCCGTCTCCAGTAAATACAAAGACCGGGTGAGAATGATTAGACATCCGAATCCCGGTTGCGACCGGGAGGGACCTTCCATGAAGACCGTTAAAGGTATTACATCTAACATAATGTGGGAACTTGGCAGCCTGTCCGATGCCAGAGACAATGGTAAACTGATGCGGATCAATATTCAACTGGACCATAGCATCCTTAAATGATTTAAGGATGCTATAGTCCCCGCATCCAGGGCACCATGCCGGCTGCTGACCTTTAATTTCCTGCAATGATGGCATTCAGTTCTCCTGACAGACTATCCAATGTGAATGGCCTGCCGTCATATCTGTTGATCCTGTGACTGAATTCATATCCTGTCTCTGTCCTAACCAATCTTGCAAACTGTCCCGTTGCATTGTTTTCAATGCAGATGGTGATACTGGCGCCTTTTAATAACTTCAGGTAATCAAACTTTTCCGTTGAAGGGAACGGGCAGACCTCGCTGAAATGGAGCATGGCAACGCGCTTTTCTCTGGGAAACGTATCAACAGATTCTCTCATTACCCCATACGTGGACCCCCATCCAATGAGAACGATTGCAGGATTTTGATCACCATATAGTAAGGGTGGTTCTATCTCCTGCCTTATCATAGGTAGTTTCCTGAACAGCCTCTTGTCAATCATTTTGTTTCTCGTCTCAGCATCCTCGATGATGTGACCATCCTCGTCGTGTTCATCACTGTCTGTAACTACCAGATGTCTTGAGTCTCCAGGAACCCCCAGCGGGGAAATCCCGTTATCTGTGAAGGCATGCCGTTTGTATCCTTCAAGGCTTTCCAGTGCCTCTCCCCGTAACCTGTAATCCGTATATTTCAATTTATCCAGATCAAAACCATCGAATGTCCATAAAGAATCTGCAAGGTATTGATCGGTAATAATTATAGCTGGTATCTGATATTTCTCTGCCAGGTCAAAAGCCTTGTTGGTAAGATACAAGGCCTGCTCAGGATTCCCGGGAGCAAAGATTACCCTCGGGAATTCCCCATGCGCTGAGTAAAGTGCAAACTGCAGATCACCCTGCTCTGTCCTGGTAGGCAATCCTGTTGCCGGCCCGGGCCTCTGTGCAAGCGCTATGACCACCGGTGTCTCCGTCATTCCTGCAAGTGACAGTCCTTCCACCATCAGTGCAAAACCACCTCCGGACGTCCCTGTCATGGACCTGACCCCCGCAAATGAGGCGCCAAGGGCCATATTGATGGCAGCAATCTCGTCCTCTGCCTGCTCCACGATAATACCGTATTCCTCTCCCTTGCCGGCGATATAGTTCATGATGCCTGTGGAAGGGGTCATGGGGTAGGCAGAGTAAAATTTAAGGCCCGATGCAATGGCGCCAAGCCCGATAGCATCATTTCCAGCTATCAGTATTTTCTTACTTGATGCTTTGTCAAGGGAAAAGGAGCATCGCGAGCAGTTTTCAGATGTCCATGCATGTCCTGCTGCCGCGGCATTCAGATTGCCCTGAATAACATCAGATCCCCCTTTCTTAAAGGTGGTACACATGATGTCTGAGAGGATATGGTGTTTAATGCCGAGCATCCCCAGGACAGCCCCGATTGCAACTGAATTTGCCATGATCTTGTTTCCACCCTTTTCAGTGGCAAGGCTTGCAAAAGGGATATCGAGGAAATGAGCAGCGTTGTGCTTTTCCTTCAGAACGGCTGAATCATAGATGATCAGGCCATTCTCAGAGAGTTCATTTTCGTGACGGGTTATGCTCTCCTTGTCAAAGGCAACGATAATATCAATTTTATCCCTTGATGAAGATACCGGACTGGCAGATAACCTTACCTGAAAGAAATTATGTCCTCCCCTGATGCGGGATTCATAGTCCTGGTGTGTGAAGACATGATAACCTGACCTGGCAAGAACCAGTGCGAGGGTGTCTCCTACAGTCTGTATGCCCTGCCCTGCCTCTCCGCCTATTTTTATAGAGTAATCCATCGTCACGTGTGTCTCAAATCCGCTCGGATAAATTATCTTAGCAGTGTGAGACTTTTCAGTCAACATTGGATATCGTGAGGTCAAGAGAGGAATGGAGTTCCTGCTTCAGCTCTTTTCAGCCTTGGCAACAAGCCAGTAGACTGCTCCCAAAACAGCCACGGTCGCCACCAGGGAGACCTGATACTCCACTGCCTCGTGTTTAAGGCTTGTCACCAGAATCTCACGTATCGTGGCGACAAAGGCGACGTTGATGAAGACCTTTATGGCAAACTTGCCGCCCCTCAAGTGCTTTATCTCCGTGTCAATGAGCTCTATAACCACCCAGAGCATGAGAAGGCTTCCAAGTGTGCCGAGAAGGCCTTTTTCCAGATTGCCGTCCATCACATGGTACAGGTCGTACCCGAAAAGGCCGATGACCAGGAATCCGAGGGCTAAAAGGCCGATGACAAGGACGAGGTTGAACCCATGAGAAAACCTGTTGGCGAGCAGCACGAGATACGACTCCACCTTTTGCGAAAGGAAGAACTTCTTCTCCTCTTCAATATAGGAGCTCGTAAATACATCAAGGTTTATATCGAGAATCTTCTCTACAGACCGCTCAAGATAGAGCATATCTTCGTGGTCCTTAATCTCCCTCTTGACTATATCCTTTGTGTAGTTTTTTACAAAATGAAAGGCCGAGTTCACATAGTGCGCCGGAAGGGTTATCTTGACATGCATCATTCCGACCTTCTCAAGCATGCTGAAGTAACGTGCGCCGTAGTCTCCGGAAAATAAGTTTAAGAACCACATTTTCAGCGCGTCCTGATGCCTCTTGATGGTCGCATCGTCCTTTAAAAACCTGTGCGCCTCCTCAAAGTTCTTGACGTAATGATAAAACTCTTCCACAAACTCGTCCACGTAGCCGCTCATAACGGGCTTCAACCGCAGAAGGTTCTTTGTGTCCCCGGACGTGAAGTTGTAATGTGCCTTTATCTTATCTATCGTTTCCATTTTTTTGAGACTCATTCTACTAACCATGATCTGAGCTGTCAAGATGTTCTTTAACCTGTGAATTGGGATCGGGGAGAGGAACTATTAAAAGCATCAATCGTTAAAATGAGGTATAATAAATTATCATGATATCATATGCTGATATAGGACCATTTTTTATAGGAGGGTTGAGTTATGAAGAGCACAAGGTTGTATCATATCGTACTGGTTTTAGTACTTATATCCGGATTAGGGTTCCTGTCCGGATGCAGACACCGGTCTCCTGAGCAGCGTGCCGAATGGATCACGGCGAAGATTGCATCAAAGCTGGAGTTAAGTGACGTGCAGAAGACAGAACTTAATTCATTCAAGGATGAGCTTCTTAAAAAAAGGAAGGAGCTGCATCAATCAAGGATGACAATACATGAGGAGCTGATCAACCAGTTGGGGCAGGAAAAGATTGATCAGGAAAATTTGAAAGAGGTCATAAGGAAAGAAGAGGCACGGCTTGATGAAACCATTTCCCTTTTCGTTGAACGGCTGGCCGCATTTCATGCTTCCCTGACACCGAAACAGAGAGAAAAACTGATAGAGCTGGTAAAAGAGTGCGAAAGACATAAGGGTAAATATTACCATTACTGGGGGAAATAGAGAGTATGCTGCCGTTCATCCTTCCAGCCATGGACGGCAGCTATACCTGTGCAAATCATTTTCCCTCTGCGCTCAGCGCTTCGAAACCGGAGATGACTTCAAACAGTTCTTCGTCTATGCCGCTCTGGCGCAGACGATGGAAAACCCCGCCAAGGTTTTCCAGCAATTCGCCGATGTTTTTGTCGGCGCGCTGCATCGCCGCCAGGCGGCTCGCGTTCTCGCTCGCGAGGGATTCTGCGCACGCCCGGAAGAGCGAGACAAAAAGATATTCCCTGATAAGCGCCCGCAAGGTCACAGTTCCTGAGCTCATGACCTCGGGCAAGTTTATAGTCGGCCAGGGAAGTCCGGCGTGCTTGCTTCGCCAGTTATCGTCCAGCGGCAGCAGTTTCTGACTGACGGGTGTATAAATAGCCTCGTTCCCGGGGCGATTGTGGAATAAGTAGAGTTCGGCAACCTCATCCCGGCCTCGTTGCGCCTCACTTTCCACGAGGATCCGCCCGACCAGCGGGGTGATTGCCTTGACGGAATTAGGCACGGTGTAGAGTCCCATCGGCGGAAGGCCCGCATCTGCCAGACGCGCATGGACGCGCTCTCCGACGGCCCAGATAACGGGTTTCGCAGGCAGCGCAGACAGTGTTTCTATAGCAAAATTTGCAACCACATCATTAAACTGGCCAACCAGTCCCTGGTCTGAACCGAACACAACGGCAGTGATCGCACCTGAAACTGTTTGTCTATTCCGTTCCGGAATTACCGTCCTCGGACCGCTTTCCCGAAAGCACGCAACCAACCCCAGCTCCACTGTACGATAGTAGTCGCCCAACGCGCGCACCGATTGCTCGTACTGTCCTATGCTCGACGCGGCTATGGCCTTCATAGTTCGGACGACGGACTGGAGATCCCCGGCTCTTGTGATCTGTCGGCGCAGACTCGCCGTGGTGTCGCTCATGATTTCTCTCCGGATTTAGGATTGGATTGGAAATCAGCGAGAGCTTTGCGGGCGATTTGGATGATCGTTTCACGATCCTCGTCGCTCAATTTATCAGCGGTATCTATGCGACCGAACACTTCGGCCGGAATATCCGCAGCCTCCTGCAGGGCACGCTCGGCGTCAGTCATACGGTCAATTGGCACGCTGTCAAACAGTCTTGCGGTCAAAGCCAGCAGGACAGTGATTTGCGCGGGCACGGACGCGGGGACTGATTCAGGCTGTTTAAAACAGGTGCGAATACGCCTACCGTGCTCGATGATCTTGCGGGTGTCTGCATCCAGGCGTGCCCCGAACCGGGAAAAGGTTTCGAGTTCCTCAAACTGCGCAAAGGCCAGCTTGAGGTCTCCCGCCACTTCACGGTAGGCCGCCCGCTGCGCCTTGCCGCCGACGCGCGAAACGGATTTTCCGACATCTACCGCTGGAAGCACGTCCAATTCAAACAGAGATGGAGAGAGGTAGATCTGCCCATCCGTAATAGATATCAGGTTGGTCGGAATATATGCGGAAATGTTTTGCGCTTCAGTCTCGACAATGGGCAGGGCCGTGAGAGAACCTCCGCCGAGTTCTTTTCGCAAGTGCGTAGCCCGTTCAAGCAGCCGAGAGTGGATATAAAATATGTCGCCGGGAAAGGCCTCGCGACCGGGTGGACGTCGCAGCAATAGAGATAGTTCGCGGTATGCGCGGGCATGATGGGTAAGGTCGTCATAGACGATCAGCACATCCCGGCCCTCTTCCATGAAAAACTCCGCGATGCTGGTAGCGGCGTAGGGAGCAACGTATGAGAGTCCCGGCGGGTCGTTGCCCTCGGTCACGACGATTACTGTGTAATCCATCGCTCCCCTTTCCCGCAATGTTGCCACGGCCTTAGCCACGGCAGATGAGCGTTGACCTATAGCGCAATAGACACAAAGGACATTTTGTCCGCGCTGATTGAGGATTGTGTCTATGGCAATAGCGGACTTGCCCGTCTGGCGGTCGCCGAGAATCAACTCGCGCTGTCCGCGCCCAACTGGAATGAGCGCATCAATGACTTTTATACCGGTCTGGAGAGGAGCCGTAACGGGCGCACGATCCATGATGGACGGGGCGGGGCGTTCGACGGGCAGGCGCTTGCTGGAGGTCAGCACACCTTTGCCATCGAGAGGACGTCCCAGCGGGTCAACGACGCGCCCCAGCAATTCATCGCCCACGGCCACGTCCATTACCCGGCCCGTGCGCTGGACTTCATCCCCGGCATGGAGATGCCAGCATTCGCCGAGCAGAACAACTCCGATCTCGTCCGCGTCCACATTGAACGCTATGCCAGACACATCACCGGGAAATATCACCAATTCATCATAGCCCACGCCGGGAAGACCCGACACCTTGGCGATGCCGGTGGCGACGCTTGTGATCGTGCCCACCTCCCGTGGCATCAGTTGCGGTGTGAATGCTTCCCGTGCCTGGCGCATTCCGGCAAACGCTCTGTCAATAATGGTTTGAAGGCTCTCGGGCTCCATATTCATTGACTCTCTTTTTCAGACTTAGGCATGGCATCGGAATTCTCCTGCAGAAGTTCTTCGATACCCTTTTCCAGCGACGACAAGTAATCCGCGATGTTCCACGCCACCTTTTGTCCATTCGTGAAGAGTTCTATGCCGCCGATCAGGTCCGGCGCGGTCTCGAACCGGACGGGGATTTTAGTAGAAAAGGTTTCGTTGATCGCTTTTTGTATCGTCTCGCGTTGCTCAGCAGGCAAATCAAATGCGCTGCGTACGAGCGCTGGCCCGAATGCCGATTTAAGAGACTCGGCGAGATCCGACTTAGCCTGGCCATCCATTTCACGCAATCGTTGAGTGAACACTTCACTCATTCGCTCTTCCAGACTCGTCGTTGCAAGATCCGCCAGAGCCTTTCGTGCGATGGCAAATACTTCCTGCTGTGTCCGGAGGCTGATTGCCTGATGTAAGTTATGTTCGTCAATTCTCATCTTGTCCATCCGCATGGCAGCCATGGCATCGGCCGCCGCCCGAGCCTCTTTGAGGAGCCGCTGATGTTCGGCTTCAGCATCGTCTGTCGCTTTGCTCAAAAGCACCTCACGTTGATGGTCGAACTCCTCATTCCTGCGCCGGAACTCGTCGCGCTCCTTTCGGGCCTCTTCCTTTTTCTTGTCGGCATTCGCAAGCTCCGCGACGATCCTCTTCTCCCGCTCATCAATTGCGCTGAGAATGGGTTTGTAAAGGAAGCGTTTCATCAGCCACACCAGGATGAGAAAGTTGAGAGCCTGTGCTCCAACCGTGAACCAATCGATTAACACAGGTTTACTTTCCTGTACCCTGGGCTATGACGTAGTTCCAGAACGGATTGGCGAAGATGAGAATCATCGAGACCACGAAGCAGTAAATTGCCGTGGACTCAATCATCGCCAGACCCACGAACAATGTCCGGGTAATGGTAGCGGAGGCATCGGGCTGCTGGGCCAGCGAACTCAGAGCCGTTGTGACCGCCCTTCCTTCCGCCAGAGCAGGCCCCATGGTACCGAAGGCGGTGGTGATTCCGGCAATGACGATTGATGCCACCGCGATAATAGTCATGTTATCCATTGTTTCTCCTTTTGTTGTTATTGTTAATGTCTCACTTTTTTACCGTCTTTTCAGGCTTTGGCTTACGGACTTGAGTGGCTGCCGCAATGTACACCGTGGCCAGGATTGAGAAGATATAGGCCTGAACCATGCCGGTAAGCAGGCCGAGCCCCGTCATGACGACCGGGAAGATAAAGGGCGCAATAGTTACCAGAATACCGATGATCATCGCCCCGCTCATCATGTTGCCGAATAAACGTACTGCCAGGGCCAGTGTACGCGAAATCTCGCTGATGAGGTTAAAAGGCAGCATGATGAACGTCGGTTTTACATAGGATTTGAGGTAGTTGCCAACCCCCTGTTCCTCGATTCCGAAGAAGGGCACGGCAACAAACACGCACAGCGCTAGAGCAGCCGTTGTCGAGAGCGAGCCGGTCGGCGGCTCGCAGCCGGGAATGACGGTGGAGAGACTGGATGCGGCAACGAACAGAAAGAGAGTTCCCAGAAAACCGAGATATCTCCTCGGCTTACTCAGGCCTACCTCTTC
This portion of the Nitrospirota bacterium genome encodes:
- a CDS encoding FKBP-type peptidyl-prolyl cis-trans isomerase yields the protein MKKLILAFLSGILLCGTAPSIAQESGQKESPAINWTDTQKLSYILGVQLGQLGKTRDITLDTELILKGIDDLTKDHEQALSPEQIQQFMAEMQRKDQEKQTAAMNEAAEENIRKGQTYLELNKKKEGVKVTSSGLQYRVIKKGDGATPTAADKVKVHYRGTLIDGKEFDSSYKRNQPAIFGVTQVIQGWVEGLQLMKVGSKYEFYIPENLAYGHNAPPSIGPNQTLIFEVELLEIIK
- a CDS encoding DUF3300 domain-containing protein yields the protein MSGIAVLIISLLALPSRLPAQDIGEQQQTYEFKKEELAQMLASIALYPDTLIADILMASTYPIEVVEAERWLRQNRSLKGDAFDGALQVKTWDASVKVLCHFPEIIFTMSEKLDQTRKLGDAFLSQQEDVMDMIQELRRKAVEQGNLKTTREQTVIEDQDGIRIKPSDPVIVYVPVYDPFYIYGPWWYPYYPPYYWYYPSGTIVVGGNINFGSRFYVGIDLFSWQRFDWPRRVIHIDRDRERRFGHFDRNRRGLKEPYWRHDTYHRRGVAYRDMHTAERYGIREIRPQAKSPEMRGYQDRRFKGPEVTPSSGQEQRLDVHPAMRRSQGKPALQNTRGSNLPFQGIGNGNFERRASERGEVSRQRENKIRQDGNMNQRGGNTGSGGNRKDGRFGR
- a CDS encoding DUF2950 domain-containing protein; translation: MNRIILHKKENGSGLRVILCIILISTLIIAPLLYAQTNAISQKGFSSPEEAVNGLIAAVRAQDTMAMLAILGQGGKEMISSGDAVADKTGRDKFLKAYDEKNSLQQGPGDKWVLSVGNDNWPMPVPIVKKDGKWLFDPREGKQEILNRRIGRNELQVMDVLHAYVDAQHEYAIKDCSGGGKVEFAQRIISTKGRHDGLYWETAEGEEESPLGPLVAQAAEEGYSNELLSPFHGYYFKILKGQGSKAEGGAYNYVVNGKMILGFAILAYPAEYKNSGVMTFIVNQEGIIYEKNLGSDTREKAEGVKLFNPDQTWKQVKETEE
- a CDS encoding 2-oxoacid:ferredoxin oxidoreductase subunit beta; translation: MPSLQEIKGQQPAWCPGCGDYSILKSFKDAMVQLNIDPHQFTIVSGIGQAAKFPHYVRCNTFNGLHGRSLPVATGIRMSNHSHPVFVFTGDGDSYGEGGNHLIHAIRRNINIKLFVHDNQIYGLTKGQASPTSMEGVKTKNQPAGVFSEQLNPMALAVALDCSFVARGFSGDMEHLTWLMKEAINHKGFSLVDILQPCVTFNKLNTYDWYKMRVYKLEPEYTPDDRGAAFNRALEWGDRIPLGIIYRNNRTILEERIPVIKDAPLVRHAVDISRVKITIKEFY
- a CDS encoding 2-oxoacid:acceptor oxidoreductase subunit alpha; translated protein: MDYSIKIGGEAGQGIQTVGDTLALVLARSGYHVFTHQDYESRIRGGHNFFQVRLSASPVSSSRDKIDIIVAFDKESITRHENELSENGLIIYDSAVLKEKHNAAHFLDIPFASLATEKGGNKIMANSVAIGAVLGMLGIKHHILSDIMCTTFKKGGSDVIQGNLNAAAAGHAWTSENCSRCSFSLDKASSKKILIAGNDAIGLGAIASGLKFYSAYPMTPSTGIMNYIAGKGEEYGIIVEQAEDEIAAINMALGASFAGVRSMTGTSGGGFALMVEGLSLAGMTETPVVIALAQRPGPATGLPTRTEQGDLQFALYSAHGEFPRVIFAPGNPEQALYLTNKAFDLAEKYQIPAIIITDQYLADSLWTFDGFDLDKLKYTDYRLRGEALESLEGYKRHAFTDNGISPLGVPGDSRHLVVTDSDEHDEDGHIIEDAETRNKMIDKRLFRKLPMIRQEIEPPLLYGDQNPAIVLIGWGSTYGVMRESVDTFPREKRVAMLHFSEVCPFPSTEKFDYLKLLKGASITICIENNATGQFARLVRTETGYEFSHRINRYDGRPFTLDSLSGELNAIIAGN
- a CDS encoding phosphate-starvation-inducible PsiE family protein, whose translation is METIDKIKAHYNFTSGDTKNLLRLKPVMSGYVDEFVEEFYHYVKNFEEAHRFLKDDATIKRHQDALKMWFLNLFSGDYGARYFSMLEKVGMMHVKITLPAHYVNSAFHFVKNYTKDIVKREIKDHEDMLYLERSVEKILDINLDVFTSSYIEEEKKFFLSQKVESYLVLLANRFSHGFNLVLVIGLLALGFLVIGLFGYDLYHVMDGNLEKGLLGTLGSLLMLWVVIELIDTEIKHLRGGKFAIKVFINVAFVATIREILVTSLKHEAVEYQVSLVATVAVLGAVYWLVAKAEKS
- a CDS encoding Spy/CpxP family protein refolding chaperone, with translation MKSTRLYHIVLVLVLISGLGFLSGCRHRSPEQRAEWITAKIASKLELSDVQKTELNSFKDELLKKRKELHQSRMTIHEELINQLGQEKIDQENLKEVIRKEEARLDETISLFVERLAAFHASLTPKQREKLIELVKECERHKGKYYHYWGK
- a CDS encoding F0F1 ATP synthase subunit gamma codes for the protein MSDTTASLRRQITRAGDLQSVVRTMKAIAASSIGQYEQSVRALGDYYRTVELGLVACFRESGPRTVIPERNRQTVSGAITAVVFGSDQGLVGQFNDVVANFAIETLSALPAKPVIWAVGERVHARLADAGLPPMGLYTVPNSVKAITPLVGRILVESEAQRGRDEVAELYLFHNRPGNEAIYTPVSQKLLPLDDNWRSKHAGLPWPTINLPEVMSSGTVTLRALIREYLFVSLFRACAESLASENASRLAAMQRADKNIGELLENLGGVFHRLRQSGIDEELFEVISGFEALSAEGK
- a CDS encoding alternate F1F0 ATPase, F1 subunit alpha, translated to MNMEPESLQTIIDRAFAGMRQAREAFTPQLMPREVGTITSVATGIAKVSGLPGVGYDELVIFPGDVSGIAFNVDADEIGVVLLGECWHLHAGDEVQRTGRVMDVAVGDELLGRVVDPLGRPLDGKGVLTSSKRLPVERPAPSIMDRAPVTAPLQTGIKVIDALIPVGRGQRELILGDRQTGKSAIAIDTILNQRGQNVLCVYCAIGQRSSAVAKAVATLRERGAMDYTVIVVTEGNDPPGLSYVAPYAATSIAEFFMEEGRDVLIVYDDLTHHARAYRELSLLLRRPPGREAFPGDIFYIHSRLLERATHLRKELGGGSLTALPIVETEAQNISAYIPTNLISITDGQIYLSPSLFELDVLPAVDVGKSVSRVGGKAQRAAYREVAGDLKLAFAQFEELETFSRFGARLDADTRKIIEHGRRIRTCFKQPESVPASVPAQITVLLALTARLFDSVPIDRMTDAERALQEAADIPAEVFGRIDTADKLSDEDRETIIQIARKALADFQSNPKSGEKS
- a CDS encoding F0F1 ATP synthase subunit delta; translated protein: MLIDWFTVGAQALNFLILVWLMKRFLYKPILSAIDEREKRIVAELANADKKKEEARKERDEFRRRNEEFDHQREVLLSKATDDAEAEHQRLLKEARAAADAMAAMRMDKMRIDEHNLHQAISLRTQQEVFAIARKALADLATTSLEERMSEVFTQRLREMDGQAKSDLAESLKSAFGPALVRSAFDLPAEQRETIQKAINETFSTKIPVRFETAPDLIGGIELFTNGQKVAWNIADYLSSLEKGIEELLQENSDAMPKSEKESQ
- a CDS encoding F0F1 ATP synthase subunit C, giving the protein MDNMTIIAVASIVIAGITTAFGTMGPALAEGRAVTTALSSLAQQPDASATITRTLFVGLAMIESTAIYCFVVSMILIFANPFWNYVIAQGTGK